The following coding sequences lie in one Myxococcus xanthus genomic window:
- a CDS encoding type 4a pilus biogenesis protein PilO, with amino-acid sequence MDKYLDQFVKAPPAIKFGGLAFVVGALTVANFFMVIQPTEEEIGWAVAERRKLDLELADKSEIAQNLNERRREMDVLEQKLSEALTELPEQRDIEELLAQINDIGKKSGLELSSVTPGKESVGGGDFFARIPIKMTVSGNYHEIALFLQEMANMRRIVNVNNIKFDSAKLKNEKVVLQSEFQATTFRFVEQKAASSTAGNSNSNSKK; translated from the coding sequence ATGGACAAGTACCTGGATCAATTCGTCAAGGCGCCGCCAGCCATCAAGTTCGGGGGCCTGGCGTTCGTCGTCGGTGCCCTCACCGTCGCCAACTTCTTCATGGTCATCCAGCCCACGGAGGAAGAAATCGGTTGGGCCGTGGCCGAGCGCCGCAAGCTGGACCTGGAACTGGCGGACAAGAGCGAGATTGCTCAGAACCTGAATGAGCGTCGGCGCGAGATGGACGTGCTGGAGCAGAAGCTCTCGGAGGCGCTCACGGAACTTCCGGAGCAGCGTGACATCGAGGAGCTGCTCGCACAGATCAACGACATCGGGAAGAAGAGCGGTCTGGAACTCTCCAGCGTGACCCCTGGCAAGGAGTCTGTCGGGGGAGGGGATTTCTTCGCACGCATCCCCATCAAGATGACGGTGAGCGGCAACTACCACGAGATTGCGCTCTTCCTTCAGGAGATGGCCAACATGCGCCGCATCGTCAACGTCAACAACATCAAGTTCGACTCGGCCAAACTCAAGAACGAGAAGGTCGTCTTGCAGAGCGAGTTCCAGGCCACGACGTTCCGGTTCGTCGAGCAGAAGGCCGCTTCGTCGACCGCGGGCAACTCGAACTCGAACTCGAAGAAATAG